The window gggggatttcccgactcgacccTTCCGAAActtaagttagcttttggtgaaATGTGATAGAGTTGAGTACGAAGTCCCCCTCCTTCCTGAttaaggagggttagcttttatacttgTTATGACCATGCGAATGTATCGACTACCATACGTAGCACACAGAGCACTGCTATAAAGGAGAATCTCGATGGATCCCTTCAGGGCACTGACTCCATATCTCAGCTCTGCTACGCCAACACCAGTTGTTTGTTTGCCCACCTACCAAATAGAGAgcagaaaagaagaggaagatgatttTGGTGAAGGAAATCGCTGATTCAGAGCCTTCAATTACATACATCATGAGAGACAAGACACCGAGAGAAGAGGGATCAAATCGATCGGCATAATGGAGAATACCACTAATGAACTGTCCTAAAGCAATTCCACGCATTAGCAAAGGAGTATAACGAAGGAGAAAGGGGGAAAAAAGGAGTGTAAAAGTGGAAATACCACCAAAAGCTGGTCGTCAGCCTTACACAATTAGAAAGACTCAAAATTCTTCCAAGCCATAGCCTTAAGTTGGGGATGACAAAATGAAGGGAAAATTTGCTCTATTCACCAATCTTGATTGATAATCATACTTACATTTTAaggattttatgataaataacaaAATGCAAAAAGCTTAATAGGGAAATACAGACATACGTATAGGTAAAAAATAACTATCATATGGAATAATTTAAtgttaagattgaaatcaaataacataaaTCAATAATTAGGTCCGTGCATCTTTAGATGCTATGATCGATGGAATACCTCTATTTGATCTGATAATGTACCATAGTCACATCTGTCAGTCAATCGTAGAAAATAACAACATCCATATGCAAAAATTCTAGGTTTATTTTCTCCTCTCTTACTATATTTCATATGACTATTTTGATTGATGGACTATGGATATATGGAGAGATCTTTAATTTAtaatctaaagaaaaaaaaattaaaaaagttcATGACATATGATATATTAAACGGATATAGTTATATCTTTTTTTGCATATTAATATGCAAAAGAAGAACGAAGACATGTATTACTTACAACTGGGGGACGTAGGAAGAATCAATTGGTCAACACTTAATATCGGAGATTTAGAGCAAACGATAAAGGTCACAATATGTCTTTTATATGCAGAATACTCTCCTTTCGATAATTAATTGCAACCATGATTTGTTCATCACGATGAGACTTATCTACATGTACATGATCTTTATGTGCATGCATCTCTCACTAGTTTATATACATGATCTTAATGTGCATGCACTGACTTCGTACACTCAACACTTTCCATAGAAAAACCAAACCAATGCTTCATTAATGCATGCGTTTTCTGCCCATTAATTGATCTATGATATggctatgagaaaaaaaaaaaggaagaaaaagtaaTTTTATGCACCAAAGACAAATCTACTTTTTGTCGGAAAAATATGCTTATATTCTATATATTTTCACTCCCTAGATGCAATGAATCTAACAATGGCTTGGACTATAAATTAGAGTATCAATGCTCAAGTTTGCTCAATCCATTCCTCTTTCTCACtatcatttctctctctctcaagtaacAAGCTAGCTAGCTCTCACTGTCTTCTTTGTGATATATGTGATTGAAGGTAGAACGTGGAGCTTGTCTACATTGGAATTGGTGGAGTCTCTTTTCAAGGCTACTGCTAAGACATGGAGTTCCAACATGAGTTGGTGCAAAGATTACAATTTCCAAGTGTTTTCACTTTCTTACTACTCTATTTGTTGCATATGGTAGTCGACATATTCGCATGTTTATATTTATAGCtacattttcttattgctttGGCCATCGTAGCTTTAttttagatttataatttttttataggttGTTCATTAAATCGAGCTACGGTGAGCAAAGCAATAAGAGAATGTTGCTGCAAATATGACCATCCGGATTGATATGTCCATCACCATCTACACCAAATATTGTAATGAgggattaaaaaaatacttatttCTTGTGCTCTTAGTAGCGACAATATATCTCACCCCTTCGTAAGCTACCAAGTTGTGAGAGTAGAAAAAAAGAGATGCCAAATTGCTATATAGATGAGACAACACAAAAACTAACTCTCAATCATCGATTGTCATATTAGCATAAATTATTTGAAGAATATTTTCTAGTATGTATACATGTTATTCTCTAGAGTCATTAGGTATTAGAGTGGTTATATTGGGGATCCTCATCCGACATTGGATTTGGTGTAAGTTAAGCCCTCACATCTGACGTTGGGAGCATATCATATGGATCAAGAGGCTCCTGATGCAACTCAAATCCGAACTGGGTTAGACTAGtccaatgtttcatatcaatcatTAATTTTCTCTTATACTAAGCATACAAGGTCCCAAGTAAAGAATAAGAAGGAAAAGGGTCAATATTCTAATATAGACAAACACCATTTTAGTATCCTCAATCATATATATCATAGAGAAAGTGGTCAATTAGCAAAATTAAATCTTATGAAAAATTTATTATACATCAAGAGCAAATcaatctataatatatatatattttcataagaTTCAATTTTTAATAATGCCGCCATCGACCTCTTTCTTATGATATACTGATCGAAGACAACAACATGATGTCTATATTGGAATATCggccttcttcttttttgttctttaatcggGAGCATGTATGCTTGATAGGAGGAAAGATTGATGATTAACGTAGAATATTCAATTAATTTGATTTGGAGTTCAAGTCATTGTTAGATTTATTGTCCTATTCATCAAACATAAATACTTTTCCATCAGAgtcaattattatttttcttaaaattatatGAGAAATTAAGTAAcgagcaaaaacacaaaaacttagTGTTTAGTCTCTCTATGTGAAGTAAGTGCAAAGTGCAAAATTGTATTTGTCCACGTATTTATTTTCTTGTATAAATCAAATGATcactaaattatattataataaataataaattagtaaGATATTGCTCATTTAACAGCCacattatttttcttcctttttgattCATCAAAAATCCGAAATCGACCCCCTAAAGCATGGGAATAAATTTTGAATATGTAAATCTCATAGAATGAATACTGTCCTAATTTATTCGGTTtgaatgtctttttttttttcctttgtttttatTCTTCGTTTCATCTAAATTGATAAGAAAGATTCTTATTCAATAACGTAAGATGTTATTAGTGCATACACAAAAGAACATGAATATGAAATCTCATCCTCGTATTTATATGTACTGATCAAAATGTTTAAtctaaaatttaatcattatcatTACTCTATGAATACGAATATGAATATGATCGTGAAGTGTTTCGAATAAAAAactatcaatttctaaatcagaaTCGAATTGAGTCCCTTTTGGTTTCAAACTTATTAGAATACGAACTGCTAGTAATCCCTTTTGGTTTCTAAATCGGATTCAGCACTTGAGCTACCAAATAAAGGGGAAGAAAaactaaataaaaaggaagaagactTTGAGCTACCAAGAAATGACCAACGCATCACTCTTCATTTTCTTGGGGACACACCGTACTACGAACCTTACGATCCCCACCCCCTTCTTCTTTATTATGGTATCGAAGGAGACACATATTATTTTATCTTGACATATATGCACCTGTGTCCATCCCACAATTACATTTTGTACATTTGTCTCTTTTCCCTTCCAATGGGTGtccatgaaaaatatttaataaacaaaattaaattaaaataaaataaaagatagaaAAGTAtgtatcaaatcaaataataacAGTGAGAAATTAGTGGTTCATTTCATATCAATGTTTAGTAATAGGGTAAATTTACGGGGGCGTATACGTAATTTCGTAATCGGGCGGGGGGTGAATGTGACAATTAAACGCGTAGACTCGGGCAGCAGTACGTATGCAATTTATCCTAAATAATTGGGGCGCCCGCAGTCAACGACGCGACGGGATCACCCCGTCCCTTGGGAACGCCCTCTCCCACATACCACCTCTCTGTCCCGCTGCTTTATTCCCTCCCCCGCAGAAGAACCctctccatcttcttcttcttcttcttcttttctggcGGATGATGGTGGGGATGGATCCGTATGACGCGTCGTTCTGGATGGACTTCCTGCGGGGGATGCTGAAGCCGGTGGCGGCGCTGGCGGTGGTGCTCATGGCGGTGGCCCTCTCCTTCACCCAGAAGCTCAAGCTCGAGGGCGAGATAGTCTACGCCATCGCCCGCGCCTTCCTCCAGCTGTCCATCATCGGCTTCGTCCTCCAGTTCATCTTCACCCAGAAGAACGCCGTCTGGATCATCCTGGCCTACTTGTTCATGGTACCATCCCGTTATCCTATCGGAACAAATCGAAGCTTTTGGTGGTCTAGATCCGTCACATTTCTTATTCTTTGTGGGAGATGGTTCTAAATTCCCAATTGACAAGCTCAAAAATCGGATTTTTAGACTGCTTAGGTTCGAAAGATGCAATTTTTAGAGTGAAGTGGGAGCCAAATGAACCGAACTGCAATTCCGCACTTCCACAGACTTGCTTTGAGGCCATCCTGCTGCCGAACTGATCGATATGCATTTACAGGTATCTGTTGCTGGCTATACAGCAGGTCAGCGTGCCAAGCATGTGCCTCGAGGAAAGTACATAGCTGGAATCTCCATTTTGGCTGGCACAGCAGTGACGATGCTCCTGCTTGTTGTGCTCAACGTCTTCCCCTTCACTCCACGATACATCATTCCTGTGGCCGGCATGATGGTTGGTAACGCCATGACCGTAACCGGGGTCACCATGAAAAAGCTACGAGAAGATGTTAAAGTGCAGAAGAACCTGGTCGGCCTCTCGTCCCTGATtgctctttgttgttctcttgatctcgttgtcatcTCTTCTCCTCTTTTGCAGGTGGAGACAGCGCTGGCTCTCGGTGCAACTCCTCGCCAAGCAACGTATCAGCAGGTCAAGAGGTCTCTGGTGATTGCGTTGTCCCCTGTCATAGACAACGCCAAGACAGTGGGACTCATCTCTCTCCCAGGTGCCATGACTGGCCTCATCATGGGCGGCGCGTCACCATTGGAGGCGATCCAGCTTCAGATTGTTGTCATGAACATGCTTATTGGGGCGTCCACGGTCAGCAGCATCTCGTCGACCTACTTGTGTTGGCCTGCTTTCTTCACGAAAGCTTACCAGCTGGAATACAAGGTCTTTGCCACTGATTAAGTATGAACTCTGTTTTCTTTTCACCGTGGAAAAGTATTTGTTGTCCCTGTTGTACTTGATGTTGATGCAATTAGATGAATGTAGAATGCTGAATTTTTGCTTTGCAAGGTGCTGTGTTCTTGGGTTTCAATCTTCTGGCCGTCTGATTTGACATCTTGGGCTTGGTTTCTGTTGAATGAATTGCTTTCTATTTTGTTCTGTCTTTGCTTTGCTTTAGATTTTCTTCAACTTTTTGGTGTTTTCCAGCTTGATATTCTATTGTCGAGATTGTGAATCTATTTCTGTACTCGAATTTAAGTAGATTTGATTGATGCATTCAGCTAAATGAAGAATTTTTGTGGATTTCAGTAGGTAATTTTACTCTGTTTATGATCTATTATATGCACTTCTAATCACCCTTTTGACAGAAAGATGGCATGTCTTTTGATTCTTCCAACTTTTCTGCATGTCTGTAACTAATTTCATGGTTGTCTATCTTACTGGGACTGAATCTTACATTTTGACTGACCTTTGAATCTTACATTTCGACTAACCTCCAATCATTGATCACAAATCACAATCTTTAAGATAATCTTTAACATTCTTGTTGTCTGTGTTCATTCTTGTTAACGTGTTCTTCCATTAGAAGAACTCGTTCTGAGACAGTGTTGGCTATCAGACATTTAAATGAATTAGATAAAACCTAATTGACCATATATCACCACCATAGTTGATCTAGTAAACTGTCTGAGATAGATCATGCAGATCTCAAGATAAATCGAAAATTTTCTTACAGAAGATTAGAGCATAAGCTCCTTAAATGTTATTATAACTACAAAGAAAGATTCCTTTCATTGGTTTAACGAAACCCAGCCCTCAGATCACTGTAATGTCGCTGAAATGCTGGATTCATGCATGCAAATATTGATTGCTTTTTAAGTTTTGTACCGAAAAGGAAGGACCTCAGTGGTATTCTGGCCTTACTTGAGAAGTGCTTCAAGGGTTGAGTATGGCTGCTTCTGGATCCAGACCATTCAGGATGCACATGAAGTTTGGTTAATTCTCTCTCAACTTCAGCTTGAAGATGCTTTGCATGACCTACTCCTACCTGCAGCTCATTAGCGACTTTGTTGTTCTCCTGTTGCATGTTGAGAACCTCTCCCTGAAACTTTGCAGCCTGGTAGGGAGTAAATTGGAGATCTTCACATTGTGTTCCTGCCTTTACAGCCCCAGCGATCTCCTCCTGTATGCCGCAAAGCGATGAGAATCTGCTTTGCAGTTCACCTCTTAACAATGTGCTTCCTTCCAGCCATACTTGAAGTTCACTCTTCAATGCTCTGAGCTGTGCAACAGTAGATGCAGACTCTGGTTGTGGAACCTGATCACTGTTGCTTCCTTCTTGGCTTATACTACTAGCCTTCATCTTCTCAACACTCATTTGTAGGTCTTCAAATTTGGTTTGGAGTTCTTGTATGTGATGCAATGATGCACTGAACCCTAGCCAGAACTGTAAGTTATCCTCAAGTAGTTCGTCTATATCTCTTCTGAACctttcttcaatgggtgaagtGCCTTTTGGTTCACCAATTTGCTGCAAATTGCTGTCTTCTGCAAGGGGACTTCGTGTGTCTGCAACACCACCTCTTGTAACCTGAGAACACTCAGGGTTTGGTTCCTCTAGGATGAATGTGGGGAAGCAGGACATGCTTTCAGGTTTATGGTGACCGTTCCGACAATCTTCGATTCCAAATGGGGCATCTACCTTCCCATCTGAACTAGTCTTTGAAGAACCCAGCTGTAGTTTTAGTAAGCGAATCTCCTCATCTTTCACAGAATTGGCATTCTTCAATTCCCTTACCAGTGTCGTCATCTCACGAAGACAATCTTCAGTTTCCTTCTCCGCTTTGGAGAgctttttctttgtttctttgtaGCTTCGGAGGATTGACGTGTACTCAGCTAACAAAATCTTTTCTCTACCTTCTAAAGTGTTCAGAAGTAATTGTTGCAAGTCGAGAGAATCCTCTTTCTCTCCAAGTTGAGTTTCTTGGTTAGTACCTGTGTGAATGCTAACATGTGCTTGCGATGACTCTTGTACCGCGGACTCAGTTCCCTTGTTTAGGTCCTCAGTGTTTGTGGAATTGCTACTGATGTCAGGGCCTGCAGCCAACTGCGAGTGATCATCATTGATAGAATGAACATGAATCTCATCAACTATTTCATGGATTTCAGTTACTTCTTTAACTTCACATTCTGTCACTTCATTGCAATAGGAGGAAATGTCATCCTCCATGGATCCACTGGCAGCATGAGCATCATTTTGGTGTGAAGGGACCTGCAGCTTTTCAGAAATATCCCTGAAGCTATTGTAGGTTTCACGAAAATTCTGAAGTAGAATAATTTCTTCTTCTTGGATATTTTTCTGAAGAGGTTCTACTCTATTTAGCTCTGCTTCAGCTTGCTTCAACTTGTTTGTCAATTCATTTGAGTCATCAATCAGAATCATCTTCTCCTCTTCCAAGCTCTGCAGATACTTCTCAAGCTCATTGTTTTCTGAACTCAGTCTACTAATCTGCGCAGTTTGTGTTGACATTGTGAGTTCCAAACTGGTTATTCTGTTAACAAGCTCATCAATTTTTTCTGCAATTTCCTCTACAGAAATATCAGGATTCTTTTCAAGATATTCTTTAACCTTCTCACACAGTGACTGCAACTCTATCCGATCGGTTAAATCGCAAGTCTCCTTCTCCACATTTACTGTgatggagtttctctctggatttTCATCAGAATCCCCTGTAAGAGTCTGAAATCGACCTAACCTGCCATTAAAATCCTTCAACTTCTTTTTAGCAGCCTTAATTCTTTCCGACTCTAACTTCGCTTGCTCCATTGATTTGTTTTGCTGTTCATGCAAACTGACTATTGCGTCCTCGGAGGATTTGAGGGCTGTTGCTGTCATCAAGGCCCGGGCTTCGTTATCTTCGATAACTGCACTGGTGCTGAACTCATCTTGCAAGCAGCAAACCTCCTCTTGCATCTCAGTTATCTTCTTCTCAATCTCCCAATATTTTGCTATTCCACCCTCATAGGAGCTTTTGATGAACTCTTTCTCAGTCTGCAGAACTAGGATTGTTTTCTGAAGCTTACTTATCTCTTCTTGTGCCTTGTCCTTGTTCAATGGAGTAtcactcctttgctgcatcttctTTAGGGATGATTGgctttctcttcttttgttcatTAAGCCATCTACTGTTGGCTTATGAACTTTTCTGGGATCAATGGGAGTGATTGCTTTCGGAAAATTCTCATCCTCTTCCTCTAGCATGGCATACTGGACTTGATCGGGAAAAGCAGTTGCTATGGTGTGGTTGGCCTTGTGCAACTCTCCTGAAATGTGGTCATATCTTTCAGCCAGTGCTCTGTATGCCCTGTAGGCTTCTTCAACAAAGCTTACCAACTCTGGTCTCCTTTTGAAGTACATCTCTGCCCTCCTAGCGAAGGAATCAGCATCTTCTTCAATTAACTTAAGCATGGTTTTTACTCTCTCATCCATCTCTGCATTTAAAGTATCAAATATGTCATATCAGAAAGATCAATCATGGCTTGTGAGTTCCACAACCAAATATACTTTCATAACATGCCTCTTGTAATCATCACTATAGAAGGATTTGTGAAGAAATATCTATTATCCACAAGTATCATCTAGCTACAATGTTCATTAGATACTAGCATACAATGTTCAGAAATAAAGGTCAAAAGATCAGAATATCCCATATAAATTTCAATCAGGAAGAAACATTATGATCTTTTTATAGAAATCCTGAACACCAGTGTGATCAATCATTTCACAACCTCCTTTTTAATTTCAGCAGTTAAATAAGGGTGAAATATTACTTCATTGACTTGATATATTAGGACTTTTTCTTCACCATTAAGACAGTAGAACAACAACTCTCCTTTATTCTTCAATTTGTTCGTTTGAGCCATAAAACTTATATACAATCTTAGGTACATCCTACAGAAAAGCTCTCCTTCATAATGGAAACCAGAGGACAAActcaaaagaaaaccatcaatttCGATATGACCGGAAAAAAAAAGCTGCCTTTTTTTGTCATGGATCTGAAGCTAGCAAAACATCTACAAGCAACATCATACTTTGAGGATAGTCACAGAGTTTTCCATGGCTGATGTGAAACTAATGGTACATCTGGAATTTATTTGAATCGGAAGATAGAGGATCTCAACTTGTTCTACAGATAGCCCTTTCATTTAGCGTTGTCTGAGAAACTTAGTCATCAGCTTGACTCATCACTGTTCAGAAATTTAGATGACATCTGCAAACTTTCTGACATCTCTAACGATTCTTATCCATTGCAAACTGTTGACAACCAGTGCTTCACAATTGCAAAGCTCTGTGTTCGAGACATCAATTAGATTCTTTGCGATGTTTCATCAAACAACTTGCAATCACTCTCTTTTAGGAAATCAACCTACAACAGAAGATTACTCAACCATGCATGACAAAAGACGGATATTTTAGTCGAAGAGGAGACAAGACCTTGGAGGTTGTTGTCGAGCCATTTCGACTGCTTCGTCCGGATGTGGCTCGCCCACCACCACGAGTACGCATTGGTCGCAGCTCTCCGCAACATCTTCAGCTCCCTGGCTCTCcacctctctcttctttctctcccCCCTCCTGTTAAATCGGgatgttgttgatgacaatggaTCAAAGGACGTGCATGAACAAGGGACAGACTCAAGGGAAGAAGACGAGGGTGTGTGTTTGGAGAAAAAGAGGGGCTGTGGGAGGATTAGAGAAGCCATCATTCCACATAGCCGCGCTGGCTTTTGGAGATGAAAAAGAAATGGGATCGGAGGAGATCGTTGAGGTGCAACGCACGTCGGGAGCAGTATCGAGATTTCCCTGCATGCGGCGCACGTAGAGTTTTGGTGCACGCAAACTGCTTTCTTGGAATATTCTATGGGTATGTTGAAGTGGCCGGCCCATGATTTCATGTGGGCCGTCGGCCGAGCCGTAACAGTTGACATATTTGATCTATTTGTTATTCCGGCCCGGTTTATTCGGTCCGTTAGACCCAAAAAGACCGCAATTATTGTGCTAGCTTCGCAGCTAATCCCGCCCTTTCACGGCGTCATCCGTCCCTCGATCGAACGGTAGACACATCGCCACCGCTGAAAACGAACGGCGGAGGACGATGGGCATCTACatctatatatacacatgtatacccCCAAAAATGTTAGAAGAGGAGCCCTAAGCGTGGTTTCGATTTCGCAGTGTTTGGGTTGTCGAGCCGCTCTCCGACTTTGAAGGTAACAACTTCTCCCTCTTCCGCCCGTCTTATTTGCTTCTGTTGTTCCGTGGTAAATCTGTCTCTTGAAGCCTTAAAGATTTTTCTCTTCTACATGATTGCGATTCTTGCAATCTTGATCGGTGTAAGTCTTGGTTTTTTTCTTGCCCTAAAAAGGGCTAGAAGGAGAGAAGACTGATTTTTTTAGTGTTTTTTTCTTCGATCCGAAGGTAATTTCTTCTCTCTCTTGCGCCCCCGATCTTATTTTCTTCTGTTGTTCCGTGgtaaatctctctattctatccTCTTAGTCGAGGATATAGATTTTTCTCTTTAATTCGACCGCGATTCTTGGAATCTGATCGTTGTAAGTCTTGGTTTTTCTTGCCCTAAAAATGGCGAGGGCACATGGATAGTTTGGTAGTTTGGTTTCTCCGATCCGAAGGCAACGTCTTTTCTCTCTGGCGCCCCCGATTTTGTCTTCTGTTGTTTCGTGGTAGAATTCTCTCTTGGTATCCTCTCGTTGGAGGATATAGATGTTTCTCTTCCAATCGAACGGTGTTCCCGGAATCTTGATCGGGACAAGTCTTGGTTTTTCATGCCCTAAAAAGTGCGGAAAGACAGATGGTTCGTTTTGTAGTTTCATTGCTCCGATCTGAAGGtaaaagcctctctctctctctctctcgtgcgcTCCTGAACTTATTTTCTTCTGTTGTTCCAAGGTAAATCTCTCTATTGGTATCCTCTTAGTTTAAGATTTAGATGTTTCCCTTTTAGTCGATCGTGATTCATGGAATCTTGATAAGTCTTGGTTTTTTGTTACCTTAAGAAGAGCGAGAACGACATAATGGTTGGTTTTGTAGTCTCATTTTTCTGACCCGAAGGTAACGGTCTCTCTCTCTTGCCTTCCCGAGCTTATTTTCTTCTATTGTTCCTGGTAAATCTCTCTATTCGTAATCCTTAGTCGAGGATGTAGATGTTTCTCTTACTCGATCGTGATTCTTGCAATCTTGATCGTAAGTCTTGGTATTACTTTCCCTAAAATAGGCGAGATGGTTTGTTTTTAGTTTCTTTATTTGTTGTAGATTACATGAGTTTGATTGTAGAATTGCTTTATGTCATATCTAAAAAGGCTATAAAGAAAGGTGATTGATTGTTGAAGGTATAAAGGTGTATCTTTTAGCCGATCCCTGAACTTTATCCTTATCTTGAGGGAATCTTGATTGGTGTAAGTCTTGTTTCTTGATTGAGGTAACGGGAGGAGCGGAACTGTTGAATTTCTAGACTATTCCTTTTTGTCAAAGATTCACCCATGTGGATTTGATAGGTTGTGATGCCCGTCTCATATTTGAGCAGAGCGAGGAAAAATGGTTGGTTCTTTTGGATTATTTTTTGAGGGTTGAAGTTTAGATCATCCTAAAATGGTGAGAAATGAAGATGGTTGGTTTTGTTGATGTGCCTGCTGAATACTTAGTAACTCTCATAAAAGATTCTCGTAGATGGAGTCATCGAAGCTAGTATCCCTTTAATTTCTTCATCACTTGGTCAATTTTGACAACTGTATTACTCAAAATAACAATTATATTACCTGTGGCATGGGTGGACTTGAGCCTTAAGGTACCATGAAGCATTTGGATTTCGTAAATAAAAATCTTTCAGATAATGTTTAGTGGTTATTTGAAACTACTCCTATAGGGAAGATGCTGAGTGGTCATACTTGAGCAGCTATTGAACTTGTTTTCAACACTTCTGAGGTAAATAATTGTTATTTTGAGTAATACAGTTGTCAAAATTGACCAAGTGACGAAGAAATTGAAGGGATACTAGCTTCCATGACTCCATCTACGAGAATCTTTTATGAGAGTTACTAAGTATTCAGCAGGCATCCCTTTAATTTCTTCATCACTTGGTCAATTTTATCAACTGTATTACTCGAAATAACAATTATACTTAAGCAGCTATTGAACTTGTTTTCAACACTTCTTAGGTCAATAAAGCTAGCATCCCTTTAATTTCTTCATCACTTGGTCAATTTTGTCAACTGTATTACTCGAAATAGCAATTATATTACCTGTGGCATGGGTGGACTTGGGTCTTAAGGTACCATGAAGCATTTGGTTTTTGTAAATAAAAATCTTTCAGATAATGTTGAGAAGTTATTTGAAACTATTCCTATAAGGAAGATACTGAGTCGTCATACTTGAGCAGGTAGAGTACTTGTTTTCAACGCTTCTTAGGTCAATAAAGCTTGAAAAAATGATTAGATAAGAAGCTTCTGAGTGACTAGTCTCTCACATAAGGTCATGTATGTATATCACTGGTTTGTGTAGCATAACATGTGACAAGCTTGCAGCTTAGGATTGACTTTAAGCGTTGATGATTTGAGGAAAACTCTAGATATTGTTGAAACAATCATATCTTGGCAATGGTTAGTTGTAAATCCTCATTCTTTGATGATATGTTTCAGTGCATTATTTTATCCATATAAAATAATGTAATTAGATTATGAACGAAGGTCATATAAAAGGTGAATGTAAGTGGTTGAATTTGGGTCTGTCGTTGTAAAAAAAGGTAATGTCAAACAAATGGAGACAAATTTTTAAAACTATATCCTAATGTTTTGTCAGAAATGTTATATGATACCAATCATGGGGCGATGATCATAATTGTGGTTTTGCATTTTCTGGAACATGTTGGTGTGAGGTAAATATGATACTGTATCATAGTGTTCTGCACTAGCATGTGTTTATTCATGTGTTAACACAAAACCATGACGATACTGGTGGTAGGATGCTTTACCAACTATTATTTTCATTTACTTGTGATTTGTGATCATATATTGTTTACATAATTTTGCTGAGATTTTCTGCTTTGCGTTCTTTATATTTGTCTTTTGGTCTTATGAGATGACATGTTGGTCATTTTACTTGTGGCAGTACAAAGATGCCTCGCTATGTCTTTTGGTCTTATGAGATGACATGTTGGCCATTTTACTTGTGGCAGTACAAAGATGCCTCGCTATGATGACCGCCATGGTAACACACGTTTGTACGTTGGTCGAATATCATATCGAACCCGTTCCCGTGATCTTGAAGACCTTTTCAGCAGATATGGAAGGTAATATATCcaagatgaaaattttaattgacCATA of the Musa acuminata AAA Group cultivar baxijiao chromosome BXJ2-10, Cavendish_Baxijiao_AAA, whole genome shotgun sequence genome contains:
- the LOC135624779 gene encoding UPF0014 membrane protein STAR2-like encodes the protein MMVGMDPYDASFWMDFLRGMLKPVAALAVVLMAVALSFTQKLKLEGEIVYAIARAFLQLSIIGFVLQFIFTQKNAVWIILAYLFMVSVAGYTAGQRAKHVPRGKYIAGISILAGTAVTMLLLVVLNVFPFTPRYIIPVAGMMVGNAMTVTGVTMKKLREDVKVQKNLVETALALGATPRQATYQQVKRSLVIALSPVIDNAKTVGLISLPGAMTGLIMGGASPLEAIQLQIVVMNMLIGASTVSSISSTYLCWPAFFTKAYQLEYKVFATD
- the LOC135624777 gene encoding protein NETWORKED 2D-like — encoded protein: MLRRAATNAYSWWWASHIRTKQSKWLDNNLQEMDERVKTMLKLIEEDADSFARRAEMYFKRRPELVSFVEEAYRAYRALAERYDHISGELHKANHTIATAFPDQVQYAMLEEEDENFPKAITPIDPRKVHKPTVDGLMNKRRESQSSLKKMQQRSDTPLNKDKAQEEISKLQKTILVLQTEKEFIKSSYEGGIAKYWEIEKKITEMQEEVCCLQDEFSTSAVIEDNEARALMTATALKSSEDAIVSLHEQQNKSMEQAKLESERIKAAKKKLKDFNGRLGRFQTLTGDSDENPERNSITVNVEKETCDLTDRIELQSLCEKVKEYLEKNPDISVEEIAEKIDELVNRITSLELTMSTQTAQISRLSSENNELEKYLQSLEEEKMILIDDSNELTNKLKQAEAELNRVEPLQKNIQEEEIILLQNFRETYNSFRDISEKLQVPSHQNDAHAASGSMEDDISSYCNEVTECEVKEVTEIHEIVDEIHVHSINDDHSQLAAGPDISSNSTNTEDLNKGTESAVQESSQAHVSIHTGTNQETQLGEKEDSLDLQQLLLNTLEGREKILLAEYTSILRSYKETKKKLSKAEKETEDCLREMTTLVRELKNANSVKDEEIRLLKLQLGSSKTSSDGKVDAPFGIEDCRNGHHKPESMSCFPTFILEEPNPECSQVTRGGVADTRSPLAEDSNLQQIGEPKGTSPIEERFRRDIDELLEDNLQFWLGFSASLHHIQELQTKFEDLQMSVEKMKASSISQEGSNSDQVPQPESASTVAQLRALKSELQVWLEGSTLLRGELQSRFSSLCGIQEEIAGAVKAGTQCEDLQFTPYQAAKFQGEVLNMQQENNKVANELQVGVGHAKHLQAEVERELTKLHVHPEWSGSRSSHTQPLKHFSSKARIPLRSFLFGTKLKKQSIFACMNPAFQRHYSDLRAGFR